The DNA sequence AAGGAAACATCATCTAAGGCTTTCACCTCTCCTGCCGGAGTAAAGAAGGAAAGTCTCTCATGTTCTATATCTACAAGATGTTTACTCATAATTACCTTCCTTTAATTCTTTAGCTTAGGGTCAAATGCATCACGGAGTCCGTCACCCAAAAGGTTAAGACTAAGTATTATCAAACTGATAAGTATTGCCGGTGCAAATAAAAGATGTGGATATGATTGCAATCCTGTAATGGCATCTGAAGCAAGTGAACCAAGAGATGGCATTGGAACAGCCACACCCAGTCCCAAAAATGACAAATAACTTTCTGTAAATATAGCAGAAGGTATTTGCAATGTAGTTGTAACTATCAATGTACCGATAGTATTTGTAAGCAAGTGCTTTCTGATTATCTGTCCACTCTTTGCTCCAAGTGCTCTGGCAGCTGTAACATACTCCTGCTCCTTTAACACAAGTATCTGTCCACGAACAATTCTTGCCATACCTACCCAGTACAAAAGCGCAAAAACTATAAATATACTTATCAGATTTATTCCAAGAATATTGATCCATCCAAATCCCGGTGCAGATGCCAAAAGCTTCATTGGTTTCTTGAGTGCAAATGTTAAAAGTATGATAAGTAGAATATCAGGAACTGTGTATATAATATCTACAATTCTCATCATTATAAGATCCACCCATCCACCTGAGAATGCTGCAATAGAACCATAAATCGAACCGATAATAAGTACAATAAAAGATGCCAAAAGTCCTACTATAAGTGAAATTCTAGCCCCCATCATTACTCTGATTGCATAATCTCTTCCAAGACTGTCTGTACCCAGTATATGTGGAAATATCTTCTCTCCTGCAGCTATTCTTGTCATCTCATTTGCTGAGTACTGCATAGGCATAAGTCTCTCACTACCTTGTAACTGTGTTGCATAATCATATGGATAAAAGATTGGTACAATAAATGCAAGTATCAATATAACAAAAAACACTGCCAAAGATACAAGTGCTACCTTATTTTTTAAAAGTCTTCGAAATCCGTCCTGCCAGAAGCTGACACTTTGACGCATCACTACCAAGCTTTCTTTTTCTTCTTTGCTGACAGGCAAAAAATCTTCAGGCGATAAATTTAAATGCCCTGAAATAATATGTTTGCTCATTTTATATAGAGCTGTCACAAAGATATATGTGACAACCTTCTCCTTTCTTATAGGCTTTACTTTAGTTTTATTCTTGGATCAATGATTGTATATGCGATATCTACCAAAACATTCATCACTATAATAAGTGTTGCCAGGAATATGGTAGTTCCCATAATAACTGTGTAGTCCTGATTTATAACCGAACTTACAAACTCGCCTCCGAGTCCCGGAATAGTGAATATCTTTTCTACAACAAAGCTACCTACAAGAGTATATGCTACAAGAGGTCCCATATATGTAATAATCGGCAGTATGGCATTTCTAAGTGCATGTTTAAACAAAATAACATTCTCTGAAAGTCCTTTTGCCCTTGCTGTTCTCATATAATCCTGTCCAAGTACATCCAACATTGAAGACCTCATCTGTCTTGCAATATAAGCTGTAGGGTAAAATGAAAGTGCCAATACAGGCATTATATAATTTAATGGTGATGTTAGACCATATGTTGGTAGAAGCTCAAGCTTAACGCCTAATGTATACATAAGAATAGTACATACTACGAAACTTGGTACCGCTATTCCCAAAGTCGCAAACATAATAATCAGTCTGTCAAGGACTTTTCCCCTATTAAGTGCGGCAATAGAACCTAGTGGAACTCCAAACATTAGTGCGAGGATTATTGATATTCCTCCCACTCTTGCAGACACCGGAAATTTACTGGATATTATCTGAGCTACATCTCTTCCTCTCTGCTTTATACTTATTCCAAAATCTCCCCTTAAGGCATTTTTAAAATAATTAACATACTGCACTGTAATAGGTTTATCCAAACCATATTTTACTTCCAATGCTTTTTGAGCTGCTTTTGAAATCGACTTATCCGCAGCAAACGGGCCTCCGGGAACCTGCTGCATAAGGAAAAACGTCAAGGTTGATACAATAAATATAGTTGCCAGTCCAAATATCAACCTTTTGATAGTATACTTTAACACAATATCCTCTCCTTTACTTTTGTTCTTTACTACTCTGAGTCATTAAAGTATCTTGCCTATATCTTATGCTTTTAGAATATTTCAACATAGAAATAAAAGCTTATACAACAAAATAGTAGGCAAGCACCTTCGGTAAATACTGCCTACTTCTTCCGCAATTATACAATATTTAATATTTTTTTTCAAGTCTATGTTCGTATAGTATGTAC is a window from the Lachnoanaerobaculum umeaense genome containing:
- a CDS encoding ABC transporter permease → MSKHIISGHLNLSPEDFLPVSKEEKESLVVMRQSVSFWQDGFRRLLKNKVALVSLAVFFVILILAFIVPIFYPYDYATQLQGSERLMPMQYSANEMTRIAAGEKIFPHILGTDSLGRDYAIRVMMGARISLIVGLLASFIVLIIGSIYGSIAAFSGGWVDLIMMRIVDIIYTVPDILLIILLTFALKKPMKLLASAPGFGWINILGINLISIFIVFALLYWVGMARIVRGQILVLKEQEYVTAARALGAKSGQIIRKHLLTNTIGTLIVTTTLQIPSAIFTESYLSFLGLGVAVPMPSLGSLASDAITGLQSYPHLLFAPAILISLIILSLNLLGDGLRDAFDPKLKN
- a CDS encoding ABC transporter permease → MLKYTIKRLIFGLATIFIVSTLTFFLMQQVPGGPFAADKSISKAAQKALEVKYGLDKPITVQYVNYFKNALRGDFGISIKQRGRDVAQIISSKFPVSARVGGISIILALMFGVPLGSIAALNRGKVLDRLIIMFATLGIAVPSFVVCTILMYTLGVKLELLPTYGLTSPLNYIMPVLALSFYPTAYIARQMRSSMLDVLGQDYMRTARAKGLSENVILFKHALRNAILPIITYMGPLVAYTLVGSFVVEKIFTIPGLGGEFVSSVINQDYTVIMGTTIFLATLIIVMNVLVDIAYTIIDPRIKLK